From the Sphingobacteruim zhuxiongii genome, the window TCCTGTGTAGGTTTAATAGGGTTATCCCAATCCGATAGGGAACTGGATAATCCGAATTCAAAATCTATTCTGTAAGGTGGTGGGGGTAGTGTTATTTTACTTGGGAGGAGTAGGAGAGTGTGCTTTTCGTATGCTTTGTATTTTGGAGTCTTGAACTTCCTGCCTTGGAAAGCTTCATTGACCGATAGGGGTTTAATACATATTTTTATCATTAAACAGGTTTTAATATCTCTTTATCTTCCCAGTTTGATATGAAGGCTCTGTGATGAATTGTTTGCCATTTAATGCCACTAATTTCAGCCCATTCACCGATAGTTTTGGTTACTCCATCGATTGTAAGGTATCTATTGTTTCTTTGATTTCTAGTCTGTGTTTTTTTTGAAGCCCATCTGCAATTTTCCTTAAAATATCCTTTTTCATTATTTATTCTGTCTAAAGAAGAATCTTTATTAGGCTTACTTCCCATGTCATTATAGAAGTTGGAAAAAGAGTTTTTCCAAGAATCACAGATGGTTATTCCTCTACCACCATAATAATCATAAGCTTTATGGTTCGGGTTTAAACATCTTTTCTTCATAGATTGCCAAGTGTTATACTCTGATGTTCCATACATCTTATGCTTAGTATTCCGAATAGTAGTGTTTTCTTTAGCTAACTCACGAGAATAGCATCCGCAACTTTTAACATATCCATTAATAACTTCTGACATAACTAATATTTTTTCAACACCACAATTGCATAGACACGAAATCATTCTTTTTTTATTTCCTCCTTTAGTGAAAATTGCATCAACTTCTTTAATAATGGTTAGGTTGTTGTATTTACCTCCTATGAGATTTTCTAAGTTTATTTTTACAGCCATTTCGATCTATTTTAATAAACAAATATACTAAAAATTTTAGTAAAACCTTGCCATGCTTCGTTAACTGATAAAGGCTTAATATCAATCCTAATCATGCCCCTTTAAACCATTTATGAGAAAGCGAATATCATCATACTGAACATCAGTAAGCGGAGAAACTTGATCTTTCAAAAACGCTAAGTTATTGACACAAAATTTTTTCTTTGACACGGATGTTACTTCTCCTACGATAGCGCAGTCTGTTCGGATGCCGATTACTTTATCGCCGAGTTTTAGATCTTCTTCGGGTTTGATACGGTATTCATAGTTTTCACCATCCCATATAGGATTAGTAGCTTTAGTCCAATCACCAATCCAATTTTTAGGTATCGACTCAATCACCGCTCCATTACTATGAGCTTCTTTAAGTTCAGCGAATTTGTCCTTCACTTCCTCTCTTGATATGTAAAGCTCAAACAAATCATTTAGCGATCCTTCTTTTGAGTGGTTAGGCGTTGGATCTTCTACTAATGTTAATTGTCCTTGTTGGTGGACTAAGTGATCGTGGCCATGTGCATGAAAGTCGTAGTACATTTCCTTATCGTAAGGGATGTTATTTTTTCTTGCTCTAGTGATTACCTCATCTAACATCTCATGTCCGTAGACTACTACGTGGATGTTATCTATTGTTGTTTTATCTGACATAATTAAATTGTTTATCTACTAGTGTTAGCAAATTTTCTTTCTAGAAATTTATTAAGGTCGAAAACTGTATTTCCTATTTTTATAAATCTCCCAGAGATGTTAGTGATCCCATATCGTGAAAAAAGATTGTCGAATTGTCGAATGCATTTTTGCGTAAATATTTCCGATGGAGTAATAACTCTTTCTACTTTTTCAATTTTTGGAACCTTTTTTTCTCCTATAGCTTTTTTAATAGCTGCGATAACATCCGGATGATATCCTTCGCCTATTGGGTTTTCCTTGATTTCCTCCCTATGTTTGGCTAATCGTAGCTGTTCAAACTCGTTCATTCTATCCTGCGAGTATTCTTCCATCTTAGACAGTATTAATTGCCCGTCTACGCTATCGTAAAACTTACCATAGTGTCCTAGCTTCATTTTGTCAAAAAAGAGCTTTAAATCGCCTAAATTGAAGTGAGGAAAATATTTAAGAATGTAACTCGATGTTTGGGATATCTGTTCCTTGTTCATTATTTTTCCAACGTTCAGAAATTCAACCAAATCTGAAACTAGTTCCTTAACAACCATTTGAGCAATTTCAGGGTCTTGTTTTCTAATTTTAGCTATAGATGGTAGGTTACTCTGGATTACTTGTGATATACTGCGAAAGTCTATCGGCAAGAGCTTGTCTATTATCGGATCTGAACTCTCGAACTTCCTCAACTCTTTCCTGTCTTGATTGATTTGTTGTATTTGATTGTTTTCCTGCTGCATACTTTTGTTTGTTTAAAATCCATTGATATTCAAAGCCGCGCCAACTGTATTCAGCGCACGCCTGAACTGCTCGCGCAACCGGATAATTATTCCTGTCACACTCGTTTAATAATTTGTTTAAGGATGTTTGAGTAAACGAGGCTTTAGCAGCAGTACGAACTTTTAACCAATCGTCTACATGCTGTTCGTTTGCGTCTCTGTCAAGCAAGGCTTGTTTGAAGTCTGATTTCCCGAAAGCTTTTTCTTTTTGCGCGGAACTTTTTTCTTTTTCTTCTTTTGGTGGTGTAGAAGACCTAAAACATAAATTATCAACTGTTTTTTTTTCAGCGTCAGCGCCTAAAAAATTATTAATATCAGTATCATTAACAGTTACAGTATCATTTACATTAACAGTATCATTAACAGTATCAGCGATGTTTGCGATAGGTGCCGATCGGCTACTATCGGTAGGCGATTCCTTGCGAGTAGAGGCGATTTTTACAGCTTCTTCTAAACTAATTTCCTTCTTTATATACTTTTCGTATAGATCAAGATGCCATCTTTTCAAGTTTCCTATGATTCCATTAACAGCTTTATCTTGTTTTGCAGACTCGTATTTTTTTAAATCTCTCTTAAGTTGGAGCTTTATAGGTTCAAAGGCAATCTGTATAATTCTGTCATCTTGGGGTAGCGTTGGGTTCTCGTCATTGACATAAGACAATATGTGTTTTATCAAAA encodes:
- a CDS encoding AP2 domain-containing protein — protein: MAVKINLENLIGGKYNNLTIIKEVDAIFTKGGNKKRMISCLCNCGVEKILVMSEVINGYVKSCGCYSRELAKENTTIRNTKHKMYGTSEYNTWQSMKKRCLNPNHKAYDYYGGRGITICDSWKNSFSNFYNDMGSKPNKDSSLDRINNEKGYFKENCRWASKKTQTRNQRNNRYLTIDGVTKTIGEWAEISGIKWQTIHHRAFISNWEDKEILKPV
- a CDS encoding DUF6633 family protein; protein product: MRKFESSDPIIDKLLPIDFRSISQVIQSNLPSIAKIRKQDPEIAQMVVKELVSDLVEFLNVGKIMNKEQISQTSSYILKYFPHFNLGDLKLFFDKMKLGHYGKFYDSVDGQLILSKMEEYSQDRMNEFEQLRLAKHREEIKENPIGEGYHPDVIAAIKKAIGEKKVPKIEKVERVITPSEIFTQKCIRQFDNLFSRYGITNISGRFIKIGNTVFDLNKFLERKFANTSR
- a CDS encoding DUF6291 domain-containing protein yields the protein MAEDKKSFLAYADWKTQFNLLSNEEAGILIKHILSYVNDENPTLPQDDRIIQIAFEPIKLQLKRDLKKYESAKQDKAVNGIIGNLKRWHLDLYEKYIKKEISLEEAVKIASTRKESPTDSSRSAPIANIADTVNDTVNVNDTVTVNDTDINNFLGADAEKKTVDNLCFRSSTPPKEEKEKSSAQKEKAFGKSDFKQALLDRDANEQHVDDWLKVRTAAKASFTQTSLNKLLNECDRNNYPVARAVQACAEYSWRGFEYQWILNKQKYAAGKQSNTTNQSRQERVEEVREFRSDNRQALADRLSQYITSNPE